From a single Brassica napus cultivar Da-Ae chromosome C9, Da-Ae, whole genome shotgun sequence genomic region:
- the LOC106426666 gene encoding histone-lysine N-methyltransferase EZA1-like, which yields MVTETDDSDSSGRIRIEDVVDDDIDDDAGESLVEGLDEKLNHLKRKIQGERVRSIQERFEVNKKKVDVHVTTPFSSNGGDDSDVFCTRMGKPLCKLTGFPHGVAERDYVPTKDVLSGSVRLPSAERIPPYTTWIFLDRNQRMVEDQSVVGRRQIYYDQHGGETLICSDSEEEPEPEEEKREYSEGEDCIIWLIGQEYGMGEEVQDALSQFLILDASEILERYNELKLKNQQNVEAFSDSGFKLGISLDKGLSAALDSFDNLFCRRCLVFDCRLHGCSQPLISASEKQPYWSDYEGDRNPCSKHCYLQAVREVPGGSSSFASKTEEKASEEGCSKADSFDNPHDPAGGVNLPVEKTNTGSNNLDSSSGIEQDNKTREKREATRLEDSSDLPNLSNKKQKTAVLDTKMPLVNTISRLEGDQGGKSETSEVNRDSGASLKELAEYIPDKTVHDGGSSSFKPEHGSGKGTMVIAEMSETSQPSTEWKPIEKDLYLKGVEMFGRNSCLIARNLLSGLKTCLDVSSYMRENEVSVIRRSSTPNLLLDEGRTDPGNEDDEVPPRTRLFRRKGKARKLKYSTKSAGHPSVWKRIAGGKNQSCKQYTPCGCLSMCGKDCPCLTNETCCEKYCGCSKSCKNRFRGCHCAKSQCRSRQCPCFAAGRECDPDVCRNCWVSCGDGSLGEAPRRGEGQCGNMRLLLRQQQRILLGKSDVAGWGAFLKNSVSKNEYLGEYTGELISHREADKRGKIYDRANSSFLFDLNDQFVLDAQRKGDKLKFANHSAKPNCYAKVMFVAGDHRVGIFANERIEASEELFYDYRYGPDQAPAWARKPEGSSKKDDSSITHRRARKHQSH from the exons ATGGTGACGGAGACGGACGATAGCGACTCCTCCGGGAGAATCAGA ATAGAAgatgttgttgatgatgatatTGATGATGATGCTGGTGAGAGTCTAGTAGAGGGCTTGGATGAGAAGTTGAATCATCTCAAAAGGAAGATTCAAGGGGAAAGAGTTAGGTCTATTCAA GAGAGATTTGAGGTTAATAAAAAGAAAGTGGATGTTCATGTTACTACTCCCTTTTCGTCTAACGGAGGGGATGATAGCGATGTGTTTTGTACGAGGATGGGGAAACCGCTCTGCAAGTTAACTGGGTTTCCTCATGGGGTGGCAGAGAGAGACTATGTTCCTACTAAGGATGTTTTATCAGGGAGTGTCAGGCTTCCTAGTGCTGAGAGGATACCTCCATACACTACCTGGATATTCTTGGACAG AAATCAAAGAATGGTTGAAGATCAGTCTGTGGTTGGTCGGAGACAGATATATTACGATCAACATGGTGGGGAGACGCTGATATGTAGCGATAGCGAAGAAGAACCTGAACCCGAGGAAGAAAAACGTGAATATTCTGAGGGTGAAGACTGCATTATATG GTTGATTGGGCAGGAGTATGGCATGGGTGAGGAAGTGCAGGATGCTCTCTCCCAGTTCCTCATCTTAGATGCTTCGGAAATTCTG GAAAGATACAATGAGCTAAAGTTGAAAAATCAACAGAATGTTGAGGCCTTCTCTGATTCCGGATTCAAGCTGGGGATATCTCTTGACAAGGGCCTTAGTGCTGCTCTAGATTCTTTTGATAATCTTTTCTGCCGCCGTTGCTTG gTGTTTGACTGTCGTCTGCATGGATGTTCTCAGCCTTTGATTAGTGCT AGTGAAAAACAGCCTTATTGGTCTGATTATGAAGGTGATAGGAACCCCTGCAGCAAACATTGTTACCTCCAG GCGGTCAGAGAAGTACCCGGAGGAAGCAGTAGCTTTGCATCTAAAACGGAGGAGAAAGCTTCAGAAGAGGGATGCAGCAAGGCTGACTCCTTTGATAACCCTCATGATCCTGCTGGTGGTGTGAATCTGCCAGTTGAAAAGACTAATACTGGTTCCAATAACTTAGATTCATCCTCTGGTATAGAGCAAGACAACAAAACTAGGGAAAAACGTGAGGCCACAAGACTAGAAGACTCCAGTGATCTGCCTAATTTATCAAACAAGAAACAGAAGACTGCAGTCTTGGATACAAAAATGCCATTGGTCAATACTATATCTAGACTAGAGGGTGATCAAGGTGGAAAATCTGAAACAAGTGAAGTAAATAGAGACTCAGGAGCTAGCTTAAAGGAATTAGCTGAGTATATTCCAGATAAAACAGTCCATGATGGTGGTTCCTCATCTTTTAAGCCAGAACATGGCAGTGGAAAGGGGACAATGGTTATTGCAGAAATGTCTGAGACAAGTCAACCATCTACAGAGTGGAAGCCTATTGAGAAGGATCTTTACTTGAAGGGAGTCGAAATGTTTGGGAGAAACAG CTGTCTTATTGCAAGAAACCTGCTTTCTGGATTGAAAACATGCCTAGATGTCTCCAGTTACATGCGTGAAAACGAAGTTTCAGTCATTCGGAGGTCTAGCACTCCAAATTTGCTGTTGGATGAAGGCAGGACTGACCCAGGGAATGAG GATGATGAGGTGCCTCCGAGGACGAGATTGTTCCGTAGAAAAGGCAAAGCCCGGAAGCTGAAATACTCTACAAAGTCAGCTGGTCATCCATCTGTCTGGAAAAGAATAGCAGGTGGCAAAAACCAGTCATGTAAGCAATACACACCATGTGGATGCCTGTCAATGTGCGGAAAGGACTGCCCTTGTCTAACTAATGAAACTTGCTGCGAGAAATACTGCGG GTGCTCGAAAAGTTGTAAAAACCGTTTCCGAGGATGTCATTGTGCAAAGAGTCAATGCAGAAGCAGGCAGTGTCCGTGCTTTGCTGCTGGTAGAGAATGTGATCCAGATGTTTGCAGAAATTGCTGGGTTAG TTGTGGAGATGGTTCTCTGGGAGAAGCACCAAGACGCGGAGAAGGCCAGTGTGGAAACATGAGACTTCTCCTGAGGCAACAGCAGAGG ATCCTCTTGGGTAAGTCTGATGTTGCTGGATGGGGTGCGTTTCTAAAG AACTCGGTCAGCAAGAATGAGTACCTCGGAGAATACACTGGCGAATTGATCTCACACCGTGAGGCGGATAAGCGTGGGAAAATATATGACCGTGCAAATTCATCCTTCCTCTTTGACTTGAATGACCAG TTCGTCCTCGATGCTCAACGTAAAGGAGACAAGCTGAAGTTCGCCAATCACTCAGCTAAACCCAATTGCTACGCTAAG GTAATGTTTGTGGCGGGAGATCACAGGGTGGGAATATTTGCAAACGAAAGAATAGAAGCGAGTGAGGAGCTGTTCTATGACTACAGATATGGACCAGACCAAGCACCAGCTTGGGCTCGCAAACCTGAAGGCTCCTCCAAGAAAGACGATTCATCCATTACTCATCGTCGAGCCAGAAAGCACCAATCTCATTGA